The genomic stretch gttcctgctggtaagcatgaaaGCTGGGACGGGGGCAGAgggagaccaggccaggcagggctataacacctgtaggcctgcatgtgagctgggttgggggagagttAGTCCAAGCTAACTGACTGTATCAACTGGTGcagcatgagccagagtaagggcaggccTTTTGAGCTTTGCTGTACCCTCAACTGGCAGGCGCTTGGACTGGGGGCAagttctgtcaagctagactatagaaccacctagagagtgcaagatctggggtaaGAAGTGGGTCCTTCTCTTCTTTGATGGACTGTAGctcccagtggtgagcatgagaaccagaactggggacaGCCCTGGATAGACAGGCAATGACACCCACTTGCATAAGTGAGGGCAggagggtggagttggttgggtttagttaggcttcaatgcccaataaTGTTCACAAGAGAtgcatgggatgtgggacagaccagatcaGTCCaccacacatgctggcaggcacagaaacTAGGGCTGGAGACCAGCCTACTGGGGGTAATTGGGGATCACTctgcctgggctgcagctcccaatggtgtaGATGAGGGCCAAGTATATGGTGGGCTGGATTGGGCAGGACTGTGGATCCCACTGATTTGTGTAAGAGACAGGGCTACAGATAGATctaacctagcaattgcaactatcagtgtgtgtaggctgagagtcaggtctggaatcatctcagaagagatatttttgagggttcccccaactgaactgctgaactcaggaTTCCAACCATGGACAGAGTGACAGGACCTGTGTgtgatctgacagtggagtgcatgtgtctgaaCGGGGCCACCTGTTACTGAAAATGGTACAGTAGACAACATACAcggatgcacatggaggatatggcagtccattggagcctgcagacgacatctgataccatagcagagggagggcagaacaaatggtTCAACTACCCCAGAGAAGCTTCACAGAAAatttctgggtgagtggagactccagggtggactgtgtcaaccaatggactTCGGaagggatttcctcatccttggatctgtgagattgacagtatgtcagaactatcaaaactacttgaacagaacccttagaacatgctccacattggggatcctgggatgacattgcCCCTGGgtggctggatgtggcttctcttgTGTCCTCCATCACTCCAGATACAGAAGAAGATAAGGAAATAGTGGAaatagtggtctcacccactttcccctagtccttgacccttttcACCCTAACCAACcatgtaaacataatcaaaaataaagtttaaaaaagaaaagcagtcccTAGAAGCTGCCTTTCCTCTAACAGACTCCAGACTACTCTCAAGTTTCATTGGATATGCAATCAAAACAttatgtagcaaaaaaaaaaaaaaaaagaatcaaataccATGGCGTGGGAACAACCTATGCCAAACATGGCCAACCCATCAAATCACAAAGTTTGCAACTTTGGAGGACAGAGGAATGGACCCCACCTCAGGTTTATGCCGTCACTCACAACCGCCGGGAAAGTTATTTTAACCTTCCCCTTTCCTTTCAAATCGCAAAAATACCTACGCGAGTTTATTAGTGTAGCCCTTCCATGCTTCTTAATCACTTCAAATAAGGTCGCTAAGCTCCGTTCTCCTTCACCACATAACCCCGGCCACCGCTCCGGCTTCAGGCCCGTTTTCAAAAGGGCCGCCCTCCCGCCGGCGTGCGCTCTTGAGTGCGCAGGCGCAAACATAAATCCTCTTCCGGGCAAAATGGCGATGGGCTTGATGTGCGGACGCCGGGAACTTCTGCGCCTGTTACTACCGCAGCGCCAGGTAAACATGGTCTGGGAACGGGCTCCGGGGGACAGCCGAGCGCCAGCATGCTGCCCTGTCCCTGTGCTTCGAGCTGGGAGCCCGAACAGACGCTGACCAGCTCACCGGGACCCGCGTGCCTTGACCTCGGGTCGCGTGAGGACGCGGGAGGATTACTCCGGGGCCCCGCTGCGCCGTGGGCCCTGTCCACCTCGGGAAACCGGGCACTCCTCTTGCCAGCTGCCCCTCAGCCCCGTGCGCCGACTCCGGCGCGGGTTTATGATAACGGCGGAGCTGGAGAGCCCGGGGCTGTGGCCCGCCAGCAGCCTCACGCCCGCGGGTTGGGCGTCCGCGCGTGGAGCGCACGGCTGACGGGACGGGAACACCGGGCGCGCCGGGACCTCGCTCTGGGGAAGGGACTCCATCATCCTTTTCCCCGCTCAGTTCCACAGCATCGCTGGCCCATCGCCATGGCCCGGACAGCCGCTGACCCCTGGCCTCCTGTTTCCAGCCGGCCGTCGCTTGGGGCGCCAACCTTACCTGCTCCGTGTGGCCGCCGTCCCCCGCTGCCTCAGTACCTCTGCCGTGTGGTTTGCAGAAGCGCAGGTAAGAAGGCTTTTCATTCCTGGAGATGTGGGGGCAGGGTGTTTAGTGCTTGGTTGATAGGTAGTTACTTTGCTGCATGGCAGTTGTCCACACTTGGCACAGGTCCCCTAAAAGGTTGGCCTCTCTGCTTGGGGTGAATTTTCGGTTCGCTGGTGGGATGATTGCAAGTGCAAGAGATGTTTCTGTAAAAAGCATTGTTtgagggagggaatttcaactaaacttgaactatggttatgcagcggggtggaggaacccaccatgggaggagggtgggggggagaatcccagattctatgtaattacaacacaatgtaattaatgaataaatttaattaaaaaaaaagcattgtttgGCAAAGAGGTGGATGAGCCACTGATAGTGATGTAAGATTTGACTCTTGGGTGTCAAATACATGATTTCATGGCATCAGGAAAGACCGATGAGGTGTTTTGATCTTGAAAAACACAgttgttgaactaggcttcaacgcccattgacatgtatgagagctgaatgggatgtgggacagactggaccagtctgccatacatactggcaaacacaggaaccagggcagtgggcgggcctggtggtggttattccggattgctccgactaggctgcagctcccactggtttatgtgagagctgagtgtgtgctgtgcagaatcaggatggactgcaactTCCGTTGGTCCttgtggaagacagagctggaaacagacctgacccagcaattgcaactaccagcatatgcataagctgattggggcgaagGACTGTGCCgcaccctgtactggcaagcacacacaagaatcaggtctgggataacctcaaagtttctttggggatccctccaactgaactgctgatctcagaactccaaccatgaagagaaatgcaggttccgtggtctgaccatggagcccatatgtcaaagctgagccttctcagaggctcagacagagcagtggacagcatatccaggtgcacgtggaggatatggcagtccatcagaacctgcagaggacacctgataccacaacagaggacagaacaaatcaatcaactaccccagccatgtgttggcaaggaaaatctgggcaaacagagactctaaggtgaactaggtcagccagtggattctggagagatttcatcgtgcttagaatggcaagatagtcagcaattcataactgttgaactatcaaaaccgcttgagcaggaccctcagagcatgccccactttgggggtcctgggatgggtgggaggctgggtggggcttctccctttatctctcgccttaccccagatacagaaaaaaataataataataatgtggaaacaaaaataaataaaagttaaaaaaaaacgcAGTTGTTTCCATGGAAAACATGTGCTGAATAGTTTCACTCAAATCATATAATCGTATTCACAGGCTTAAGTTTAGGCAGTTGGTCTGAGGAATAACTTTGCAGCCTGTGGTCATGCCAGGCAACTCTGAGCAGTTTCTCTTCCTGCCTAAGCAACAGtaaactactctttttttttttttttttacaaaaggtaAATTTCTGTGTATTCATGCCTAATCATCCAGACTtttgtcaacaatataaaaatatggaacgcttcacgaatttgcgtgtcatccttgcgcaggggccatgctaatcttctctgtatcgttccagttttagtatatgtgctgccgaagcgagcacaaacTACTCTTTTTATTCATGAGAGCTGTGGGCACGGTGGGCTCATCTAGGAGAATAGCAGTAAGGCACACGGAACCAGCCCCACTGAGCGCTACACCTGCTTACTTTTGCCCAGGTTCAGGCCCCTCCTGTTCCTGCCACTCCGTCCCCCGTCGTGGTACCTGAGGTGCCTGCCGAGACTGCCGATGCGATCCAGGCTGCTGCAGAACAGAGCTTTGCcgagctgggcctgggctcctACACCCCAGTGGGCCTGATTCAGAACCTGCTGGAATTTATACATGTTGACCTGGAGCTACCATGGTGGGGAGCCATTGCTGCATGTAAGAGAATCTTCCCTGGATAATATTACAGGAAATGGGAACTTGGGGGGCATGACTTTAAAGGAGCTAGTTTTGGGGTGAGCATTTGGTCTTGCTGTAATGCACCTGTGACCATGTCCCCTCCCACCGAGCCTGGGTTGGGTACATGTCCTCGCCTCCCGACTCCAGCTGCTGGCTGTCGCagcctttgggaggcagcagtgaaggctcatatggttgggttcctgctgctcctGTGGGAAATcgagattgagttcccagctcctacctgcagcccctggctccaTCCAGACATGTTGGGGtacatttaagaagtgaactaaAAGATGGgaactgtctctttctctccccatctcagCCTCTCAAATTCTGTCTATGGGTAGACAAAAACGATGGAGAAATTCAGGAATCAGAAAAGCAGACAGATTTTTCAAGTCAGGGAAAGGCTCATGATGTCTAGATAGACTTTTTCCTGAAGCACATAAAACCACTAGATCACCTAGTACTCATGAAGTGGAGATACCTGGGGCCAGCGTGGTGGTGTTGCaagataatcctccacctacagtcctgctatcccatacgggcaccagttcatgtcccagctgctcctactTTTTGATCCAgctgtccctgcctgtggcctgggaaagcaccagaggatggcacaattccttgggcccctgtacccacatgggaaatccagaagcagctcttggctcctgtcttcagactggctcagctctagccattgtagccatttgggtagtgaatcagcagatagaagactgaTCTTCTCGTCTCTCTCTTGTTCTGTAacatttcaagttaaataaacaaatctttaaacggAAAAAAGGAGTAGAGACTACTGTGAGTATAGGGTTGGAGTAGAGGGTCCTTACAGTGATGACACTGCCCTTGTTGGGAGTGACTCAGGTCTGGCACTTGAGTCCCAAAATCAGAAGCATTCAGATTGCTCTTAGAAAGACTAGAATGGCTTTGACCTATTTCTTCTATATCTTGTTCCATCCTTTATCTCTTCAAGGACATAAGACAGACCTCCTTACTGCCAAACCCTGAACGCATTGACGTGTTCTAGTGGAGCCATGTGGTCCTCCTTCCCTTCATAGCTGTTATTTCAAAGGATTCTGTCTCTGATTATCCTCCTTGTTTGCGTTTACTCTTAGGCCCTCAGCAGTCTGGCTTTTAGTAACACCTCTTTCTCACTGCCCATGACGTCAGTGCGATGTTTTACCTAGCATATTTGACCGTTCTGCATTAGACATTTTAGAACTTACCTGTTCCTTGACTTCCGTAATAGTCTCCTGGTTTGCATCTTGCCCTTCTGATCACAGTTTCCCATCGCCACTACCCAGGGCTCTACATGCCCTTCAGTGCTGTGTCCTGAATTCCTCCTTagctccctctctttcctctccacaCCCCCATATGATTGATAAAGTCTGTGTTAGGGCCTGCTGTAGGTCTACAGTATGAACTGCTTGCTAgaataagaaaagaaatggaaactaaAACAGCAGCTTACTTCCTGTCCAGTAATTTCCAGAACAGTGGCTTTCCAggttctttcctcctctctatgtatctgattttccaataataatagatacatctttaaaaaaaaaaaaaaaaagatttttacttaaaagagagaggaggagagacagagaggaagatcttccgtccattgattcactccccatcagccgtaacaactggagctgagccaacccaaagccaggagccaagagcttcttcagggtctcccacgcgggtgcagggtcccaaagctttgggctgtccttgactgccttcccaggccacaagcagggagctggatgggaagtggggctgccaggattagaaccagcgcccatatgggatcccagcacgttagaggggaggactttaaccgctacgctatcgtgctgggcccagacacagagagatctttgttcatgccccagatggccaccagagctgagctgttctgaatcTGGCAACCAcatggaggcaggggcccaaggctttcgactagcctttgctgctttcctaggccataaacggAGCTGGaatgcaagtagagcagccaggacacaaactggccacCGCTATATGGTGCCATTGCtgcaggtggaaaattagccaaCTCTGCCACCATGCTGCCCTCATTGTGACTTCTGTTTTCCCAAACTGAGAACTAATGCTTGAGGGAACTGAGTCACCCCCCTGCCCTTATTCCTGGGCTTGTCTCAGTGACAAAGGCTGGACCTCAAAGCCCTCTGCCACAGAACTGCTTCAGTTTCACTCCAATCTGAGTTTGTATTCTCCAGGTACAGTCTTTGCCCGCTGCCTGATTTTTCCTCTCATCGTGAAGGGCCAGCGAGAGGCAGCCAAGATCCACAACCATGTGCCAGAGATCCAGAGGTTTACTGCCCGAATCCGAGAGGCCAAGTTGGCAGGAGATCACGCTGAGTGTGAGTCCATTGCGGAGCAGTGCAGGAGAGGGCCCCATGTGCACTTCAGACCTTGTGCTAGGAGAAGTCAGGAGTTGCTATCATTGGGCGAGTGCTGAAGGTTTATCTGCTTCCTGCGCCTGGCGCTTCCAGGGACTGGCCAGGGTCAGTCACAGGCCTGGTGATGGGGATGTACCTCTCCCTGGTGTAACCACTAGCCCAACCACCAATTTCCTCTCACCTCCCAGTTTATCGGGCCTCCTCAGAGATGACACTTTACCAGCAAAAGCATGATATCAAACTCTTCAAACCTCTGATTCTACCTCTGACTCAGGTGAGCCAAAACATTTCCCTCTTACTTTGTCATACTGCATCCTCtgtttcccaggccccaggaaggcaggcagcGGTGGCAGGAAACGTTCTCTCCACTGACACTGTGTGCTCTGTGAAACAGGCTCCGATCTTCATCTCCTTCTTCATTGCCTTGAGAGAGATGGCCAACCTTCCTGTGCCCAGCCTGCAGACAGGTGGCCTCTGGTGGTTCCAGGATCTCACAGTATCTGACCCCACCTATATCTTGCCCATGATAGTCACTGCCACGATGTGGGGTGTCCTGGAGGTAAGCCCGGGTTGGCCAGGTGCCAAGCCTACCGAATGTACTGGGGGTGGAGGATAAAGTACTTGTGGAGAATGGTCATCCTTCACTCTAGGAGAAACCAAGGTGATGAGTATCAGATTAGAGCAAGTTTCACTGACACTGGCGTATGTTCACTATtttcctctgctcctcctccctggcAGCTAGGTGCTGAGACAGGGGTGCAAAGTTCTGACCTTCAGTGGATGAGAAATGTCCTCAGGGTCATGCCGCTGGCCGTTTTGCCCATCACCATCCACTTCCCCTCGGTAAGCGGTGGCTTAGGTGCTGGCTCCAAGCTCTGCCACCAGTCAGCTGCCTCTTGGCAAGCTGACCAGGGATGCAGTTCCTGAACCCTCCTCTGTGCTCCGCCAGGCAGTGTTTGTCTACTGGTTCTCCTCCAACCTGTTCTCCCTGTGCCAAGTGGCCTGCCTCCGGATCCCTGCCGTACGCACTGCACTGAAAATCCCCCAGCGTGTCGTGCATGACCCTGACAAGTTACCTCCCCGGGAAGGCTTCATAAAGAGCTTCAAAAAAGGTGAGGGTTTGCTCTGTACGGAATAGAAACAGGGACAGGTGTCTGCAACGGGGGTTAAACTCTCGTCTTCATACAGGTTGGAAGAATGCTGAAATCGCACATCAGCTACGAGAGCGGGAACAACGCATGCAGAAGCACTTGGAGCTGGCGGCCAGGGGTAGATACTGCTTTTAGACCCAGTCCTCTCTCCAGTCTCCTCTTTTCTCTTGTTCCtgacatttattttcttccctcaggCCCCTTAAGACAGACCTTCACCCAAAACCCTCTGCTACAGCCTGGAAAGAGCCACCCTTCCCACACccccagcagtggcagcagcggcagcagcaacaacaaaccaAAGTCAAGACCTTGGCATGACACACTTGGCTGATCCATGTTGTCTGCTCATTCAGACAGGAACTGTGGTTCTTCAAAGACACATCCTCAAAATAAGACTTAATGCTGTGTCCTTGTCCCAGACCTGGGAGCTGTGAGACATGGAGAGGCTCATTTTTGTGCCCATGTTTAAAGTGGAATCCATTATAGACTGAACACATGCACGTACGAAAGCATTGGGGATCCAGATGATCTTCCCACCCACAGAGTTCGCAAACCTCTGTACTACAGGCCGCTTCCCAACACTCATTAAACAGAAATGGCAGCGTGCCACAGGAAAATGAAGACTTTATCTGGTCATGATTGCTCTTAGTGGCCTGTGCCCTTGGCATATGTCTTCACATTTAAATTGGATGTTGAGCGCGTATGTGTACCTCTACCCCATAGATATTTGCATTGCAGTAGGAATTTGATAAGATTTTAATTGTGCTGAATGTTTGGAAGGCAGGTGACATGGAGGGGGAGACttagatcttcatctgctggttcactccccaaatgcctacagtagtTGTGGCTGTGCCAGACATTGGAATAtgagtgagtggcagagacccaggatgGGAGATGAAACTGGGACTCAATcctaggcatcccaagcagcacctgCTCTGCCTCGGTAACTACATTACCTAACATTTTACGACAAATTAGGTAtttttcttatctgccttcatgtAGCCACCACCAGCTTGACAGGGAAGAAATTCTCAGGCATTTCGATGCATTAGATTTTGTTCAGTCTTTCCTTGTTTGGATTAGTGGGAGCCTTCCTAGAGAGACTGTAAAATGAAGCCACACAGACTAAAGGAACATAAGCCTTTTATTCTTGTCCAGCACCTGTGACAGCTTCATGTCTGAGGAGACAGGAAGTTTGGAATGATGTTGGCCCTTTTCAGAAAAAGGGAGGAATGGCTAGGTACATTCACAGGCGCCACCAGAAccatcaggcccacccctgaCACGCTCCCCACCAGTCTGCTTTGTCGTCCCTTAAAAAGTCTAGAGCAATATgtagcaaaacaaataaattactATTCATGTGTCAAGATGCAAGTTCAGTGGCTGAAGCTGCCTCGATGAGACTCCTGGAGGATACCTCCAAAGTGAGCTTTCAACTTCGTAGACTCCATCTTGTAGGAAACGTGAGGCCTTGTCCCCACCTCGGGATTCCAAAAGGTATTTAACTAGATTTGGGATCCTGTTGCTTAGGCATCTCTTCTCCATCCTTTAAATCCATTTCTGCGGCAACTGACATGCACAGGACCTGGAGGTACCAGGTGGCTGATGCTGCAAAGAGAAGTCAGAACAAAATCCATCAACTGGGCTGAGTTCCAAGTGGCACTGACAAAGAGTGATTCAGTTAATAAGGTTAACAGTGGGCTAGGGCAAAGGTGGCACAAGAGCCATCACCTtcaggaaaagcaaaaaaatgtagACTAGCTGAGCTAACTGAGGGGTCCAAGGCTTACCCACGGTTCTTCGGAGGCAAAGAGGCCGTTTGTGCTCTGGCACTCGGATGATGAGGAAGTAGAAGGGCAAGCCCGAGAGGGCAATGGCGATGCCAATGAGGGAGTTGATGGTATCACTGTAAAGTGGAACAGCCACCAGGAAGATGGTGCATAGGCAGAAGACAATGGGGAAGAAAAGGCTGAGCTAGGGGCACAGAAGAAACGAGGGGTTAGCTCGGGGCCCTGGACAGCCAAAATCTCCCCACTTCCCAAAAGCACCACACCTTTCTTCCATCACAACACACTACCCCCCTTGAAGCCCTAGGAAAAAGTTTCTGAACAAACCATCTTCTAACAGTGCCTTGTGGCTGCAACACTAGCTGTTCCAAAGGGCCACAGGTAGGATGAAGGTGAGTTACCTTAAGGGGGCGAGGTCGATCAGGCTCCTTCCAGCGGAGATAGAGCTGACCCATGATAGAGAGCCCCACAAAGAACCAGTAACTGAAACTGTAGTAGTTAATGAGCTGGAAGATGTCCTCCACACACAAGTAGATGAGTGCCATGATCCCCTGTAGGTGCAAGTTCAAGTCAGCTCAGCCTTTgtttcccaagccatttctccctcccctctgccttAAAAGTCCTTTCCCTGTCAGGTCACCTCACTTAGACCTACATTTCAAGACCTCACCTGCTATTAGCCATTAGCTTTTCAACTTTTTCTA from Ochotona princeps isolate mOchPri1 chromosome 6, mOchPri1.hap1, whole genome shotgun sequence encodes the following:
- the OXA1L gene encoding mitochondrial inner membrane protein OXA1L, yielding MAMGLMCGRRELLRLLLPQRQFHSIAGPSPWPGQPLTPGLLFPAGRRLGRQPYLLRVAAVPRCLSTSAVWFAEAQVQAPPVPATPSPVVVPEVPAETADAIQAAAEQSFAELGLGSYTPVGLIQNLLEFIHVDLELPWWGAIAACTVFARCLIFPLIVKGQREAAKIHNHVPEIQRFTARIREAKLAGDHAEFYRASSEMTLYQQKHDIKLFKPLILPLTQAPIFISFFIALREMANLPVPSLQTGGLWWFQDLTVSDPTYILPMIVTATMWGVLELGAETGVQSSDLQWMRNVLRVMPLAVLPITIHFPSAVFVYWFSSNLFSLCQVACLRIPAVRTALKIPQRVVHDPDKLPPREGFIKSFKKGWKNAEIAHQLREREQRMQKHLELAARGPLRQTFTQNPLLQPGKSHPSHTPSSGSSGSSNNKPKSRPWHDTLG